Proteins encoded within one genomic window of Jiangella mangrovi:
- the glgB gene encoding 1,4-alpha-glucan branching protein GlgB gives MIDAQRLLGEVDLHLIGEGRHERLWEVLGARVTTIDDVEGTAFTVWAPNARLVQVAGEFNGWDGGRHAMTPVGGGVWGLFVPGIGDGALYKYKVHGADGHWRDKADPMALRTEVPPAQASIVHRSGYEWNDEVWLAQRPSSAHAHPMSVYEVHLGSWRRGRSYRELAAELAAYVTELGFTHVELLPVAEHPFGGSWGYQVTSYYAPTSRFGHPDDFKYLVDTLHQAGIGVLLDWVPAHFPRDDWALARFDGTPLYEHADPRRGEHPDWGTYVFDYGRPEVRNFLVANALYWLTEYHIDGLRVDAVASLLYLDYSRPEGAWLPNSHGGRENLDAIAFLQETNATAYRSVPGIVTVAEESTAWPGVTRPTHLGGLGFGLKWNMGWMHDSLAYLSRDPIHRQYHHHQMTFSMMYAFSENFILPLSHDEVVHGKGSLLGKMPGDRWQQLATLRAFYAFMWAHPGKQLLFMGCEFGQESEWAESHEIEWWLLDRPAHAGLQRLVTDLNGMYRVAPELWALDNDPAGFEWIDANDAPGNVFSFLRHGPDGELLVCVANFSALPHEGYRVGLPHAGPWQEVLNTDAELYGGSGVGNLGEVTAVEQPWHGRPASAELRVPPLGTLWLRPA, from the coding sequence ATGATCGACGCGCAGCGACTCCTGGGTGAGGTCGACCTCCACCTCATCGGCGAGGGCCGGCACGAGCGGCTCTGGGAGGTGCTGGGGGCGCGGGTCACGACCATCGACGACGTCGAGGGCACCGCGTTCACCGTCTGGGCGCCCAACGCCCGGCTGGTGCAGGTGGCGGGCGAGTTCAACGGCTGGGACGGCGGCCGGCACGCCATGACGCCGGTGGGAGGCGGCGTGTGGGGGCTGTTCGTCCCGGGCATCGGCGACGGCGCGCTGTACAAGTACAAGGTCCACGGCGCCGACGGCCACTGGCGCGACAAGGCCGACCCCATGGCGCTGCGCACCGAGGTCCCGCCCGCCCAGGCGTCCATCGTCCACCGCTCGGGCTACGAGTGGAACGACGAGGTCTGGCTGGCACAACGTCCCAGCTCGGCGCACGCGCACCCGATGTCGGTGTACGAGGTGCACCTGGGGTCGTGGCGGCGCGGACGGTCCTACCGCGAGCTCGCCGCCGAGCTGGCCGCGTACGTCACCGAGCTGGGCTTCACGCACGTCGAGCTGCTCCCCGTCGCCGAGCACCCGTTCGGCGGGTCGTGGGGCTACCAGGTGACGTCCTACTACGCGCCGACGTCGCGGTTCGGCCACCCCGACGACTTCAAGTACCTGGTCGACACCTTGCACCAGGCCGGCATCGGCGTGCTGCTCGACTGGGTGCCGGCGCACTTTCCGCGCGACGACTGGGCACTGGCCCGCTTCGACGGCACGCCGCTCTACGAGCACGCCGACCCGCGCCGCGGCGAGCACCCCGACTGGGGCACCTACGTCTTCGACTACGGCCGGCCCGAGGTGCGCAACTTCCTGGTGGCCAACGCGCTGTACTGGCTGACGGAGTACCACATCGACGGTCTGCGGGTCGACGCCGTCGCCTCCCTGCTCTACCTCGACTACTCGCGGCCCGAGGGCGCCTGGCTGCCCAACTCGCACGGCGGCCGCGAGAACCTCGACGCCATCGCGTTCCTGCAGGAGACCAACGCGACGGCGTACCGCTCGGTGCCGGGCATCGTCACCGTCGCCGAAGAGTCCACCGCCTGGCCGGGCGTCACCCGTCCCACCCACCTCGGCGGCCTCGGGTTCGGGCTGAAGTGGAACATGGGCTGGATGCACGACTCGCTGGCCTACCTGTCGCGCGACCCGATTCACCGCCAGTACCACCACCATCAGATGACGTTCTCGATGATGTACGCGTTCAGCGAGAACTTCATCCTCCCCCTCTCCCACGACGAGGTCGTGCACGGCAAGGGGTCGCTGCTCGGCAAGATGCCCGGCGACCGCTGGCAGCAACTGGCCACCCTGCGCGCGTTCTACGCCTTCATGTGGGCGCACCCGGGCAAGCAGCTGCTCTTCATGGGCTGCGAGTTCGGCCAGGAGTCCGAGTGGGCCGAGTCGCACGAGATCGAGTGGTGGCTGCTCGACCGACCGGCGCACGCGGGCCTGCAACGGCTGGTCACCGACTTGAACGGTATGTACCGGGTCGCGCCGGAGCTCTGGGCACTCGACAACGACCCGGCCGGCTTCGAGTGGATCGACGCCAACGACGCCCCCGGCAACGTGTTCTCGTTCCTGCGCCACGGCCCCGACGGCGAGCTGCTGGTCTGCGTGGCGAACTTCTCGGCGCTGCCGCACGAGGGCTACCGGGTCGGACTGCCGCACGCCGGCCCGTGGCAGGAGGTCCTGAACACCGACGCGGAGCTGTACGGGGGTTCCGGGGTCGGCAACCTCGGCGAGGTCACCGCCGTCGAGCAGCCCTGGCACGGCCGGCCCGCGTCGGCCGAGCTGCGGGTCCCGCCGCTCGGCACCCTCTGGCTCCGCCCCGCCTGA
- a CDS encoding S8 family serine peptidase: MTRPSRAPGRRAATAAAAALALATGTLGTVAAGSAAPATGAGDDGYLGSLSELAGLPEPTDELIHEPTGAWFVELTAKPVADGGSRAAAERQQDRFLAQADAMGADVDVRYTYDRLWNGLSVSASETDISRLAGSAEVAAVYPVVTVDAPDPAATEPAMDSALGMTGADVAQSELGFTGDGLRVAVIDTGIDIDHPDLGGGGTPGGTAFPTGRVVAGYDFVGDDYNADDTSAAYQPVASPDDNPDDCNGHGSHVAGIVGASGDSAAGGVLGVAPDVEFGAYRVFGCGGSTTSDIILAALERAHADDMDVVNMSLGAGFVTWPEYPTATASDALVDEGVVVVASIGNNGAAGTWSAGAPGVGEKVIGVASFDNTEYDARMFTVTPDGREFGYAEATGSPSAPTEGSLPLSRTGTPDSTADACTATGALPDLSGTVALVERGTCPFYEKARNAQEAGAAAVILYNNVPGALSPTVAPPSPADPPITVPVVALSQDDGIELDGRIAAGDAVLTWTDETTTIENTTAGLISSFSSYGMASDLSLKPDLGAPGGLIRSTYPLEGDGYAVISGTSMASPHVAGAVALLLQAHPGLTPAQVRDVLQNSADPADWSLVPDAGYLEPAHRQGAGMLDIDDAILSPVAVAPGKLSLGESEAGAAVRTLTLTNDGDTAVTYELSHADGITTAGAPNNPSFFEGGATVAFSAPSVTVPAGSSATVDVTVTAPAEPVLGQYGGWVVLTPADGQPLRVPFAGFTGDYQQLPILTDAGAGLPALGDVTACQRYVGVNCTMGGQFALLPDGATFTMTEGDYPVVLAHLEHAAQNVSLQLFHAKADGTAGRPYAGGRLNTVLSEDYVGRSGAATAFNAYTWDGTRPRGTGSDRRVEVPDGRYVLRLTATKPLGDPSNPAHVETWDTPVITVDRG, from the coding sequence ACACGACCATCGAGAGCGCCGGGGAGGCGGGCCGCTACCGCGGCCGCTGCCGCATTGGCACTGGCCACGGGGACGCTCGGAACCGTGGCCGCCGGCTCCGCCGCGCCCGCGACCGGTGCCGGCGACGACGGCTACCTGGGCTCCCTCTCGGAGCTGGCCGGCCTGCCCGAGCCCACCGACGAGCTGATCCACGAGCCCACCGGCGCCTGGTTCGTCGAGCTGACCGCGAAGCCCGTGGCCGACGGCGGCAGCCGTGCGGCGGCCGAGCGGCAGCAGGACCGGTTCCTCGCGCAGGCCGACGCCATGGGCGCTGACGTGGACGTTCGCTACACCTACGACCGGCTGTGGAACGGCCTGTCGGTGTCGGCGTCCGAGACCGACATCAGCCGGCTGGCCGGCTCCGCCGAGGTCGCCGCGGTGTACCCCGTCGTCACCGTCGACGCGCCCGACCCCGCCGCGACGGAGCCCGCCATGGACTCCGCGCTGGGCATGACCGGCGCCGACGTCGCGCAGAGCGAGCTCGGCTTCACCGGCGACGGCCTCCGGGTCGCCGTCATCGACACCGGCATCGACATCGACCACCCGGACCTCGGCGGTGGCGGTACGCCCGGCGGGACGGCGTTCCCGACCGGCCGCGTCGTGGCCGGCTACGACTTCGTCGGCGACGACTACAACGCCGACGACACCTCGGCCGCCTATCAGCCGGTCGCCAGCCCCGACGACAACCCGGACGACTGCAATGGACACGGCAGTCACGTCGCCGGGATCGTCGGTGCGAGCGGCGACAGCGCGGCCGGCGGCGTGCTCGGCGTGGCCCCGGACGTCGAGTTCGGCGCCTACCGCGTGTTCGGCTGCGGCGGCTCGACGACGTCGGACATCATCCTCGCCGCGCTCGAGCGGGCGCACGCCGACGACATGGACGTCGTGAACATGAGCCTCGGCGCCGGGTTCGTCACCTGGCCGGAGTACCCGACGGCGACGGCGAGCGACGCGCTCGTCGACGAGGGCGTGGTCGTCGTCGCCTCCATCGGCAACAACGGCGCGGCCGGCACCTGGTCCGCGGGCGCCCCCGGTGTCGGCGAGAAGGTCATCGGCGTCGCGTCGTTCGACAACACCGAGTACGACGCGCGGATGTTCACCGTCACCCCCGACGGCCGCGAGTTCGGCTACGCCGAGGCGACCGGGTCGCCGTCGGCGCCGACGGAGGGGAGCCTTCCGCTGTCGCGCACCGGCACCCCGGACTCGACCGCGGACGCCTGCACGGCCACCGGCGCCCTGCCGGACCTCAGCGGCACCGTCGCGCTGGTCGAGCGCGGCACCTGCCCGTTCTACGAGAAGGCGCGCAACGCCCAGGAGGCCGGGGCCGCCGCCGTCATCCTCTACAACAACGTGCCCGGTGCGCTCTCGCCGACGGTGGCCCCGCCGTCGCCGGCCGACCCGCCGATCACCGTCCCCGTCGTCGCGCTGTCCCAGGACGACGGCATCGAGCTGGACGGCCGCATCGCCGCCGGCGACGCGGTGCTGACCTGGACCGACGAGACGACCACCATCGAGAACACGACCGCCGGGCTGATCTCGTCGTTCAGCTCCTACGGCATGGCGTCGGACCTGTCGCTGAAGCCGGACCTGGGCGCGCCGGGCGGGCTGATCCGCTCGACCTACCCGCTCGAGGGCGACGGGTACGCCGTCATCTCCGGCACCTCCATGGCGTCGCCGCACGTGGCCGGCGCGGTCGCCCTGCTGCTGCAGGCGCACCCGGGCTTGACGCCGGCGCAGGTCCGCGACGTGCTGCAGAACAGCGCCGACCCGGCCGACTGGTCGCTGGTCCCCGACGCCGGGTACCTCGAGCCGGCGCACCGGCAGGGTGCGGGCATGCTCGACATCGACGACGCGATCCTGTCGCCCGTCGCCGTGGCGCCGGGCAAGCTGTCGCTCGGCGAGAGCGAGGCGGGCGCCGCTGTTCGGACGCTGACCCTGACGAACGACGGCGACACCGCGGTCACGTACGAGCTGTCGCACGCCGACGGCATCACCACCGCGGGTGCGCCGAACAACCCGTCGTTCTTCGAGGGCGGCGCCACGGTGGCGTTCTCGGCGCCGTCGGTGACGGTGCCGGCCGGTTCGTCCGCGACGGTGGACGTGACGGTGACCGCGCCGGCCGAGCCCGTGCTGGGCCAGTACGGCGGCTGGGTCGTCCTGACCCCGGCCGACGGTCAGCCGCTGCGGGTGCCGTTCGCCGGGTTCACCGGCGACTACCAGCAGCTGCCGATTCTCACCGACGCCGGAGCCGGGCTGCCCGCGCTCGGCGACGTCACGGCCTGCCAGCGCTACGTTGGCGTCAACTGCACCATGGGCGGCCAGTTCGCGCTGCTGCCCGACGGCGCGACGTTCACCATGACCGAGGGCGACTACCCGGTCGTCCTGGCGCACCTCGAGCACGCCGCGCAGAACGTGTCGCTGCAGCTCTTCCACGCCAAGGCCGACGGCACGGCGGGGCGCCCGTACGCGGGTGGCCGGCTGAACACCGTCCTCTCCGAGGACTACGTCGGGCGCAGCGGCGCGGCGACCGCGTTCAACGCCTACACCTGGGACGGCACCCGGCCGCGCGGCACCGGCAGCGACCGGCGGGTCGAGGTGCCCGACGGCCGCTACGTGCTGCGGCTGACGGCGACCAAGCCGCTCGGCGACCCGTCGAACCCGGCCCACGTCGAGACCTGGGACACGCCGGTCATCACCGTCGACCGGGGCTGA